A window of Oncorhynchus nerka isolate Pitt River linkage group LG4, Oner_Uvic_2.0, whole genome shotgun sequence contains these coding sequences:
- the LOC115118228 gene encoding stonustoxin subunit alpha-like isoform X1 has protein sequence MSPCVDYCLISYCSLPCGLSGWVEVPALGRPIHPGMLYDCCSESFTPDFLCDSDNKIKRKISLPFPFTETKVIETDSLQERFRALGLDQPIRTSFLSGLVDVGGAAEYLNHPLLHKGDYVTLHYKRTTRLDQLTFFLLEKVRRPEVIQQQTSTHMVMAVTYGTQAFIVCKTNRTWTMSKVINKLKKMIQLLTAEDGAAQLATSSGLTCTYYGDLETNRGDREITDLSESFPKLLGLSGEKAVPLRVWLCPLKNLYPAATCVREISEDLQSRVEREMEHYRRTGTRCEEMVKHEWVSKVQDLKDKVIHFIDLIQQYLAQLQKLMGRILVSVRSGVQEEKAVEEEMKGHDLSPFRMEATGQWLDDKQAELKFLESLDSKIRSKMVSTDQLQKVISNSKTDTVVCFTLTSLGETDLYLSSLKQHLDSLQTYSQTRPGHRYQHTQPWFKSEENKERVTTAARAFLDFVKVTKKLKFVATSIPNYSTPGASIHLYQGGRLVDSDYEAVSKPETVKVVDTEQSSVTLLLSPSKTGHTDRFRVEYRPVRPDLFFLHEEKNWRSMTTGENGKAFVISGLERDTQYQIRHRAEDMAGVTSEFSDITVAETGSGSEPGRPVVQSADRNSVTLTWRRPVEAAKGRPVLHYRLEYREEGQDEWVILLTDRDECVYSLTPTHTSCRVRVCAIYREGDMSEPSKETVIPLAADVTLDPDTAHCELILSDNGRRVTVGKNRKVPNNPQRFDGWACILGKEGFRSGRHFWHVEVNIEVEASWAVGETKESAERKGWFSFSPNEGYWCSSCSSTLCVFKTNLPWPSNLKVLDVCVDIEERWVSFYNAVSRSHVYTITDMVFTKGERIYPLFRTYGRDKGLVIQELK, from the exons ATGTCTCCTTGTGTGGACTATTGTCTCATATCTTACTGTTCTCTCCCATGTGGTCTCTCAGGCTGGGTGGAGGTGCCAGCTCTGGGTCGGCCCATTCACCCTGGAATGCTGTATGACTGTTGCTCTGAGTCCTTCACTCCAG ACTTCTTGTGTGACTCAGACAATAAGATAAAAAGGAAAATATCCCTGCCGTTCCCATTCACTGAGACCAAGGTAATAGAGACAGACTCTCTGCAGGAGAGGTTCAGAGCTCTGGGACTGGATCAGCCAATCAGAACCAGTTTCCTGTCTGGACTGGTGGATGTGGGAGGAGCTGCAGAGTATCTAAACCATCCTCTCCTGCACAAAGGGGACTATGTGACTCTGCACTACAAGAGAACCACCCGACTGGATCAGTTGACTTTCTTCCTGTTAGAGAAGGTGAGGCGTCCTGAAGTGATTCAGCAGCAAACATCCACACACATGGTCATGGCTGTGACATATGGAACTCAGGCCTTCATCGTTTGTAAGACCAACAGAACATGGACCATGAGCAAAGTTATCAATAAACTGAAGAAAATGATCCAACTTCTCACAGCAGAGGACGGAGCTGCTCAACTAGCTACATCTTCTGGTCTCACCTGTACCTACTATGGAGATCTTGAGACAAATAGAGGTGATAGGGAGATAACTGATCTCAGTGAGTCCTTCCCTAAGCTGCTGGGTCTCAGTGGAGAGAAGGCTGTTCCTCTGAGAGTTTGGCTCTGCCCTCTGAAGAACCTGTACCCTGCAGCAACCTGTGTGAGGGAGATCAGTGAAGACCTGCAgtccagggtagagagagagatggaacactACAGACGCACAGGCACAAGGTGTGAGGAGATGGTAAAACATGAGTGGGTCAGTAAAGTTCAGGACCTGAAGGATAAAGTGATCCATTTTATAGATCTCATTCAACAGTACCTAGCTCAACTGCAGAAACTCATGGGTAGAATTTTGGTGTCTGTGAGGTCAGGAGTGCAGGAGGAGAAAGCTGTTGAAGAGGAGATGAAAGGTCATGATCTGTCCCCGTTCAGAATGGAAGCAACAGGACAGTGGCTGGATGACAAACAGGCTGAGCTGAAGTTCCTTGAATCTCTTGACTCTAAAATCAGATCTAAGATGGTGTCTACAGACCAGCTGCAAAAAGTCATTAGTAATTCAAAGACAGACACTGTGGTGTGTTTCACTCTCACCTCTCTGGGTGAAACAGACCTGTATCTCTCATCCCTGAAGCAGCATCTTGATTCCCTACAGACATACTCACAGACCAGGCCTGGCCACCGCTACCAGCACACTCAACCCTGGTTCAAGTCTGAGGAGAACAAGGAGAGAGTAACAACGGCAGCTAGAGCTTTTCTTGATTTCGTTAAGGTCACCAAGAAACTCAAGTTCGTTGCAACCTCCATTCCAAATTATTCCACTCCTGGAGCCTCCATCCATCTCTACCAGGGAGGCAGGTTAGTGGACTCTGACTATGAAGCTGTGTCAAAGCCTGAGACTGTTAAGGTagtagacacagagcagagtagTGTGACCCTCCTCTTATCCCCGTCAAAGACTGGACACACTGACAGGTTCAGAGTGGAGTACAGACCTGTCAGACCTGACCTGTTCTTTCTCCATGAGGAGAAGAACTGGAGAAGCATGACGACCGGAGAAAATGGGAAAGCCTTTGTGATATCAGGCCTGGAGAGAGATACACAGTACCAGATCAGACACAGAGCAGAGGACATGGCAGGAGTGACTAGTGAGTTCAGTGACATCACTGTGGCAGAGACTGGGTCAGGGTCTGAGCCTGGGCGTCCGGTAGTCCAGTCAGCAGACAGAAACTCGGTCACTCTGACCTGGAgaagaccagtggaggctgcaaAGGGACGGCCTGTGCTCCACTACAGACTGGAgtacagagaggagggacaggacgAGTGGGTCATACTGCTAACAGACAGGGACGAGTGTGTGTACTCcctaacacccacacacacctcttGCAGAGTCAGAGTGTGTGCCATCTATAGAGAGGGAGACATGAGTGAACCTAGCAAAGAAACAGTCATCCCACTGGCAG CTGATGTGACTCTGGACCCTGATACAGCTCACTGTGAGTTGATCCTGTCTGATAATGGGAGGAGAGTGACAGTAGGAAAAAATAGGAAGGTTCCTAATAATCCACAGAGATTTGATGGGTGGGCCTGTATCCTGGGAAAGGAGGGCTTCCGCTCTGGACGACACTTCTGGCACGTGGAGGTGAATATTGAGGTGGAGGCAAGTTGGGCTGTAGGAGAGACCAAGGAGTCTGCTGAAAGGAAAGGatggttctctttctctccaaatGAAGGTTACTGGTGTTCTTCTTGTAGTTCCACCCTGTGTGTCTTCAAGACCAACCTCCCCTGGCCCTCTAACCTCAAAGtgttggatgtgtgtgtggatatTGAGGAGAGGTGGGTCTCCTTCTACAACGCCGTGTCCAGGAGTCACGTTTACACCATCACTGACATGGTCTTCACTAAGGGAGAGAGGATCTACCCACTGTTTCGAACTTATGGAAGAGATAAAGGCCTTGTGATCCAGGAGCTGAAATAG
- the LOC115118228 gene encoding stonustoxin subunit alpha-like isoform X2 has product MLYDCCSESFTPDFLCDSDNKIKRKISLPFPFTETKVIETDSLQERFRALGLDQPIRTSFLSGLVDVGGAAEYLNHPLLHKGDYVTLHYKRTTRLDQLTFFLLEKVRRPEVIQQQTSTHMVMAVTYGTQAFIVCKTNRTWTMSKVINKLKKMIQLLTAEDGAAQLATSSGLTCTYYGDLETNRGDREITDLSESFPKLLGLSGEKAVPLRVWLCPLKNLYPAATCVREISEDLQSRVEREMEHYRRTGTRCEEMVKHEWVSKVQDLKDKVIHFIDLIQQYLAQLQKLMGRILVSVRSGVQEEKAVEEEMKGHDLSPFRMEATGQWLDDKQAELKFLESLDSKIRSKMVSTDQLQKVISNSKTDTVVCFTLTSLGETDLYLSSLKQHLDSLQTYSQTRPGHRYQHTQPWFKSEENKERVTTAARAFLDFVKVTKKLKFVATSIPNYSTPGASIHLYQGGRLVDSDYEAVSKPETVKVVDTEQSSVTLLLSPSKTGHTDRFRVEYRPVRPDLFFLHEEKNWRSMTTGENGKAFVISGLERDTQYQIRHRAEDMAGVTSEFSDITVAETGSGSEPGRPVVQSADRNSVTLTWRRPVEAAKGRPVLHYRLEYREEGQDEWVILLTDRDECVYSLTPTHTSCRVRVCAIYREGDMSEPSKETVIPLAADVTLDPDTAHCELILSDNGRRVTVGKNRKVPNNPQRFDGWACILGKEGFRSGRHFWHVEVNIEVEASWAVGETKESAERKGWFSFSPNEGYWCSSCSSTLCVFKTNLPWPSNLKVLDVCVDIEERWVSFYNAVSRSHVYTITDMVFTKGERIYPLFRTYGRDKGLVIQELK; this is encoded by the exons ATGCTGTATGACTGTTGCTCTGAGTCCTTCACTCCAG ACTTCTTGTGTGACTCAGACAATAAGATAAAAAGGAAAATATCCCTGCCGTTCCCATTCACTGAGACCAAGGTAATAGAGACAGACTCTCTGCAGGAGAGGTTCAGAGCTCTGGGACTGGATCAGCCAATCAGAACCAGTTTCCTGTCTGGACTGGTGGATGTGGGAGGAGCTGCAGAGTATCTAAACCATCCTCTCCTGCACAAAGGGGACTATGTGACTCTGCACTACAAGAGAACCACCCGACTGGATCAGTTGACTTTCTTCCTGTTAGAGAAGGTGAGGCGTCCTGAAGTGATTCAGCAGCAAACATCCACACACATGGTCATGGCTGTGACATATGGAACTCAGGCCTTCATCGTTTGTAAGACCAACAGAACATGGACCATGAGCAAAGTTATCAATAAACTGAAGAAAATGATCCAACTTCTCACAGCAGAGGACGGAGCTGCTCAACTAGCTACATCTTCTGGTCTCACCTGTACCTACTATGGAGATCTTGAGACAAATAGAGGTGATAGGGAGATAACTGATCTCAGTGAGTCCTTCCCTAAGCTGCTGGGTCTCAGTGGAGAGAAGGCTGTTCCTCTGAGAGTTTGGCTCTGCCCTCTGAAGAACCTGTACCCTGCAGCAACCTGTGTGAGGGAGATCAGTGAAGACCTGCAgtccagggtagagagagagatggaacactACAGACGCACAGGCACAAGGTGTGAGGAGATGGTAAAACATGAGTGGGTCAGTAAAGTTCAGGACCTGAAGGATAAAGTGATCCATTTTATAGATCTCATTCAACAGTACCTAGCTCAACTGCAGAAACTCATGGGTAGAATTTTGGTGTCTGTGAGGTCAGGAGTGCAGGAGGAGAAAGCTGTTGAAGAGGAGATGAAAGGTCATGATCTGTCCCCGTTCAGAATGGAAGCAACAGGACAGTGGCTGGATGACAAACAGGCTGAGCTGAAGTTCCTTGAATCTCTTGACTCTAAAATCAGATCTAAGATGGTGTCTACAGACCAGCTGCAAAAAGTCATTAGTAATTCAAAGACAGACACTGTGGTGTGTTTCACTCTCACCTCTCTGGGTGAAACAGACCTGTATCTCTCATCCCTGAAGCAGCATCTTGATTCCCTACAGACATACTCACAGACCAGGCCTGGCCACCGCTACCAGCACACTCAACCCTGGTTCAAGTCTGAGGAGAACAAGGAGAGAGTAACAACGGCAGCTAGAGCTTTTCTTGATTTCGTTAAGGTCACCAAGAAACTCAAGTTCGTTGCAACCTCCATTCCAAATTATTCCACTCCTGGAGCCTCCATCCATCTCTACCAGGGAGGCAGGTTAGTGGACTCTGACTATGAAGCTGTGTCAAAGCCTGAGACTGTTAAGGTagtagacacagagcagagtagTGTGACCCTCCTCTTATCCCCGTCAAAGACTGGACACACTGACAGGTTCAGAGTGGAGTACAGACCTGTCAGACCTGACCTGTTCTTTCTCCATGAGGAGAAGAACTGGAGAAGCATGACGACCGGAGAAAATGGGAAAGCCTTTGTGATATCAGGCCTGGAGAGAGATACACAGTACCAGATCAGACACAGAGCAGAGGACATGGCAGGAGTGACTAGTGAGTTCAGTGACATCACTGTGGCAGAGACTGGGTCAGGGTCTGAGCCTGGGCGTCCGGTAGTCCAGTCAGCAGACAGAAACTCGGTCACTCTGACCTGGAgaagaccagtggaggctgcaaAGGGACGGCCTGTGCTCCACTACAGACTGGAgtacagagaggagggacaggacgAGTGGGTCATACTGCTAACAGACAGGGACGAGTGTGTGTACTCcctaacacccacacacacctcttGCAGAGTCAGAGTGTGTGCCATCTATAGAGAGGGAGACATGAGTGAACCTAGCAAAGAAACAGTCATCCCACTGGCAG CTGATGTGACTCTGGACCCTGATACAGCTCACTGTGAGTTGATCCTGTCTGATAATGGGAGGAGAGTGACAGTAGGAAAAAATAGGAAGGTTCCTAATAATCCACAGAGATTTGATGGGTGGGCCTGTATCCTGGGAAAGGAGGGCTTCCGCTCTGGACGACACTTCTGGCACGTGGAGGTGAATATTGAGGTGGAGGCAAGTTGGGCTGTAGGAGAGACCAAGGAGTCTGCTGAAAGGAAAGGatggttctctttctctccaaatGAAGGTTACTGGTGTTCTTCTTGTAGTTCCACCCTGTGTGTCTTCAAGACCAACCTCCCCTGGCCCTCTAACCTCAAAGtgttggatgtgtgtgtggatatTGAGGAGAGGTGGGTCTCCTTCTACAACGCCGTGTCCAGGAGTCACGTTTACACCATCACTGACATGGTCTTCACTAAGGGAGAGAGGATCTACCCACTGTTTCGAACTTATGGAAGAGATAAAGGCCTTGTGATCCAGGAGCTGAAATAG